The Phoenix dactylifera cultivar Barhee BC4 chromosome 15, palm_55x_up_171113_PBpolish2nd_filt_p, whole genome shotgun sequence genome contains a region encoding:
- the LOC103705853 gene encoding apoptosis-enhancing nuclease-like yields MDSRPESSETLRNKCAACFRQYNKMEHLVEHMRVSFHSVHEPKCGVCQKHCRSFESLREHLIGPLPKLECARIFSIRGCTLCLNIFDSSSALRIHRGHCQLSRAAPNLNISLSRLSLQSSSSDHDARLQGPRVVALGCKLVGGGSDGSLDLCARVCLIGEHENVIFHTYVRPQIPVTNYRYETTGIRPEHLRDAMPLKQAQRRVQDLLCNGEPIWKIRSRGGRARILVGHGLDHDLECLGIDQYPSFMMRDTANYPPLMKTSKLSNSLKYLTQAYLGYDIQTGIQDPYEDCVAAMRLYVRMRSQAHPHDYSSGSGEAQSRNNFPSWRQRELERMTPDQLLELSGSDYYCWCLDS; encoded by the exons ATGGATAGCAGGCCTGAGTCTTCTGAGACTCTTAG GAACAAATGTGCAGCATGCTTTAGACAGTACAACAAAATGGAGCATTTGGTAGAACATATGAGAGTCTCATTTCACTCGGTCCATGAGCCCAAGTGTGGTGTATGCCAGAAGCACTGCAGATCCTTCGAGTCACTCAGGGAGCATCTCATAG gACCACTGCCAAAGCTCGAATGCGCGAGGATATTTAGCATACGAGGTTGCACCTTGTGCCTGAACATTTTTGATAGCTCAAGTGCTCTTAGAATTCACCGTGGGCATTGTCAACTCTCCCGAGCTGCTCCC aatctcaacataagtTTGTCGAGGTTGAGCTTGCAGAGCAGCTCATCAGACCATGATGCCCGATTGCAGGGCCCTCGGGTGGTTGCTTTGGGCTGCAAACTGGTTGGAGGAGGAAGCGATGGATCACTAGATCTTTGTGCAAGAGTTTGCCTCATAGGTGAACATGAGAATGTCATCTTCCACACTTACGTCAGGCCCCAAATCCCAGTCACAAATTATAG GTATGAAACAACAGGCATAAGACCCGAACACTTGAGGGACGCAATGCCTTTGAAGCAAGCACAAAGGAGGGTGCAGGATCTCCTTTGCAATGGAGAACCAATATGGAAAATAAGATCAAGGGGTGGGAGGGCAAGAATACTTGTGGGACACGGTTTAGATCACGACCTCGAATGCCTCGGTATTGATCAGTACCCTTCATTCATGATGAG GGACACAGCCAACTATCCCCCGTTGATGAAAACAAGCAAGCtcagcaactcactcaaatatcTCACACAAGCCTATCTTGG TTACGACATTCAGACCGGCATACAAGATCCATATGAGGACTGTGTGGCTGCAATGAGGCTCTATGTTAGAATGCGGTCGCAAGCACACCCACATGACTACTCTTCAGGGTCGGGCGAGGCCCAAAGCCGTAACAATTTTCCATCTTGGAGGCAGAGGGAGCTCGAGAGGATGACCCCAGATCAACTGTTGGAGCTTTCAGGATCTGATTACTATTGTTGGTGCTTGGACTCTTGA